In Rhinolophus sinicus isolate RSC01 linkage group LG17, ASM3656204v1, whole genome shotgun sequence, one DNA window encodes the following:
- the RD3 gene encoding protein RD3 yields the protein MSLIPWLRWTEAPPRLSSQSPAEMVLETLMMELAGQMREAERQQRERSNAVRKICTGVDYSWLARTSQPTYDLSPGERLQLEDICAKIHPSYCGPAILRFRQLMAEQEPEVREVSRLFRSVLQEVLEKMKQEEEAHRLTRQWSLRPRGSLALATFKTRARISPFASDIRTISEDVERDTQPRTRTWSMPEFQALKED from the exons ATGTCCCTCATCCCGTGGCTCCGGTGGACCGAGGCCCCGCCACGGCTGTCATCCCAGAGCCCAGCTGAGATGGTGCTGGAGACGCTCATGATGGAACTGGCAGGGCAGATGCGAGAGGCCGAGAGGCAGCAGCGGGAGCGCAGCAATGCGGTCAGGAAGATCTGCACTGGAGTGGACTACAGCTGGCTGGCCCGCACGTCCCAGCCCACCTACGACCTCAGCCCTGGTGAGCGGCTGCAGCTGGAGGACATCTGTGCCAAGATCCACCCATCCTACTGTGGGCCCGCCATCCTCAG ATTCCGGCAGCTGATGGCTGAGCAGGAACCCGAGGTACGGGAGGTGTCCCGGCTGTTCCGCTCGGTGCTGCAGGAAGTGCTGGAGAAGatgaagcaggaggaggaggcccACAGGCTGACGAGGCAATGGAGCCTGCGGCCCCGCGGCAGCCTGGCACTGGCCACCTTCAAGACCCGCGCACGCATATCCCCCTTCGCCAGCGACATCCGGACCATCTCTGAGGATGTGGAGCGGGACACGCAGCCGCGGACGCGGACCTGGAGCATGCCAGAGTTCCAGGCGCTCAAAGAGGACTGA